A window of Ardenticatena maritima contains these coding sequences:
- a CDS encoding Mut7-C RNAse domain-containing protein codes for MQKNQTLHAQQPAPAPRFAADAMLGRLATWLRLLGYDTFYQRDIEDSDLADIARREGRILLTRDVQLTKRRGLRTLLIESDDVWEQLRQVVRTYHLRRSPEQARCPRCNTPLHPLSRTAAQARVPEYVWRTRQTFRECPTCQRVFWRGTHIDDIEARFAALFQEEEKPPDG; via the coding sequence ATGCAAAAGAACCAGACGTTGCACGCCCAGCAACCAGCACCAGCGCCCCGTTTCGCCGCCGACGCCATGCTCGGTCGGCTCGCCACCTGGCTGCGCCTGCTTGGCTACGACACGTTCTACCAGCGCGACATCGAGGACAGCGACCTGGCGGATATTGCGCGGCGCGAAGGGCGCATTCTCCTCACGCGCGATGTGCAACTCACCAAGCGGCGTGGTCTGCGCACGCTTCTCATCGAAAGCGATGACGTGTGGGAGCAACTTCGCCAGGTGGTACGCACCTACCACTTGCGGCGCAGCCCCGAACAGGCACGCTGCCCCCGTTGCAACACACCGCTACACCCGCTCAGCCGCACCGCCGCGCAAGCGCGCGTGCCTGAGTATGTCTGGCGCACACGCCAAACGTTTCGTGAATGCCCCACATGCCAACGTGTGTTTTGGCGCGGCACACACATAGACGATATCGAAGCGCGATTTGCCGCGCTTTTTCAGGAAGAAGAGAAACCGCCGGACGGCTGA
- a CDS encoding acyl-CoA dehydrogenase family protein: MDFSLSPQQMEFKRAVIEFAQSQLNDDFEHREQVGRFSQEAWCACARMGIQGLTIPETYGGMGQDILTATLVMEGLGYACRDNGLIFAINAQMWAVQHPILAFGTEEQKQTYLPPLCRGEMIGAHGMTEPEAGSDAYSLRTTARRDGDTYILNGSKTFVTNAPIADLFIIFASTAPEKGRMGISAFLVPADTPGLTVGRPLEKMGLRTSPMGEVFLDDVRIPAANRLGREGVGAAVFNSSMEYERACILASYVGVMERLLEESIAYARQRKQFGQPIGKFQSVANRIADMKVRLETARLLLYKVAWLKQQGKSAVMEAALAKLYLSEAFLETSLDAVRTFGGYGYMSEYGIEQNVRDALGGVLYSGTSDIQRVVIARLMGL, encoded by the coding sequence ATGGACTTTTCGCTTTCCCCGCAGCAAATGGAGTTCAAGCGAGCCGTCATTGAGTTTGCCCAAAGCCAACTGAATGACGACTTTGAACACCGTGAACAAGTTGGGCGCTTTTCCCAAGAAGCCTGGTGTGCCTGTGCCCGCATGGGCATTCAGGGGCTCACCATCCCCGAAACGTATGGCGGTATGGGGCAGGATATTCTCACGGCCACCCTGGTCATGGAAGGATTGGGCTACGCCTGCCGCGACAATGGCTTGATTTTTGCCATCAACGCGCAAATGTGGGCAGTCCAACACCCCATCCTGGCATTCGGCACAGAGGAACAAAAACAAACCTATCTCCCTCCCCTCTGCCGTGGTGAAATGATTGGCGCACACGGCATGACCGAGCCCGAGGCCGGTTCCGATGCGTACAGCCTGCGCACCACCGCCCGCCGTGACGGCGACACGTACATCCTCAATGGATCCAAAACATTCGTGACCAACGCCCCCATTGCCGACCTTTTCATCATCTTCGCCAGCACAGCCCCCGAAAAAGGCCGCATGGGCATTTCGGCGTTCCTGGTGCCCGCCGATACACCCGGACTCACCGTCGGGCGTCCCCTCGAAAAGATGGGGCTACGCACATCGCCAATGGGGGAAGTGTTCCTCGACGATGTCCGTATTCCGGCGGCGAACCGCTTGGGGCGCGAAGGGGTTGGCGCGGCTGTGTTCAACAGCTCGATGGAATATGAGCGGGCGTGCATTCTCGCCAGTTATGTGGGCGTGATGGAACGACTGCTGGAAGAAAGCATCGCCTACGCGCGGCAACGCAAGCAGTTTGGGCAACCCATCGGCAAATTCCAGTCAGTCGCCAACCGCATCGCCGACATGAAAGTGCGCCTGGAAACCGCCCGCCTGCTGCTCTACAAAGTCGCCTGGCTCAAACAACAAGGCAAGTCCGCCGTGATGGAAGCCGCACTCGCCAAGTTGTACCTCAGCGAAGCCTTTCTGGAAACGAGCCTGGACGCTGTCCGCACCTTTGGCGGCTACGGCTACATGAGCGAGTACGGCATCGAGCAGAATGTGCGCGACGCCCTGGGGGGTGTGCTCTACTCCGGCACCTCAGACATTCAGCGCGTGGTCATTGCCCGCCTGATGGGCTTGTAA
- a CDS encoding chorismate--pyruvate lyase family protein has protein sequence MTTVQNTTQTFDPLRNLFLAQDERPAHVEAVNLRALTPFQRALLVIDGTVTKFIEAYTMEPVAVERLSQTTITLDAPHPWLAADAGTRAISRTVLLVGEYSRTVYAYAASLILPDRVGAHVQAGLQTEGGSLGRLLLGDQVESYRDVLWYGHEEIPTLPHTLAQRVGRTFLTRTYRIIAEGHPLMMITERFPLEHDFRPRHE, from the coding sequence ATGACGACGGTGCAAAACACCACACAGACATTCGACCCGTTGCGCAATCTCTTTCTCGCCCAAGACGAGCGTCCCGCTCACGTGGAAGCCGTCAACTTGCGGGCGCTCACCCCCTTCCAGCGGGCGTTGCTCGTCATTGATGGCACAGTCACCAAGTTTATTGAAGCCTACACCATGGAACCCGTCGCTGTCGAGCGGCTCTCGCAAACCACCATCACGCTCGACGCCCCGCATCCCTGGCTCGCCGCGGACGCCGGCACCCGCGCCATCAGCCGCACAGTGTTGTTGGTGGGTGAATACAGCCGCACCGTGTACGCCTACGCGGCTTCGCTCATTCTGCCCGACCGTGTGGGGGCGCATGTGCAAGCCGGCTTGCAGACTGAGGGCGGCAGTTTGGGGCGTTTGTTGCTCGGTGATCAGGTGGAAAGTTATCGCGATGTGCTGTGGTACGGGCATGAAGAGATTCCAACCCTGCCCCACACGCTTGCGCAACGTGTCGGGCGCACATTTCTCACACGCACCTACCGCATTATCGCCGAGGGGCATCCCCTCATGATGATTACCGAACGATTTCCACTCGAACACGATTTTCGCCCACGCCACGAATGA
- a CDS encoding phenylacetate--CoA ligase family protein: MYDAAYLDPFIESLGLEAMREIQLRKFQLMLEQVLATNTFYGRKLRDAGVRHAQDIRTLDDLKQLPFTTKAELMQDQLAHPPYGTNLTFPRHRYTRIHQTSGTTGEPLRVLDTEESWRWWAKCWATVYRAAGVTSRDRIFFAFSFGPFIGFWSAYEGARVIGAMAVPGGGMNSYQRVKAILVNDISVLICTPTYAMHLIEVAEQEGFDLASSNVRITIHAGEPGASLPGTKARIQRGWGARCYDHAGATEVGAWGFECKAQNGLHVNEGEFIAEVIDPVTGEEADEGELVITNLGRVGMPVIRYRTGDRVRKAQTPCACGRTFLRFEGGVIGRVDDVLIVRGVNIFPSAIENIVRLSPEVGEFAVDIYRRGAMDEIDIRIETQADEPERVANTVRAEIRNSLGLRVNVFPVEYGTLPRFDLKARRFTDHRTTTTHV, encoded by the coding sequence ATGTATGATGCCGCATATCTCGACCCGTTTATCGAATCGCTGGGGCTGGAAGCCATGCGTGAAATCCAGCTGCGCAAATTCCAGCTCATGCTGGAACAGGTGCTCGCCACCAACACCTTTTACGGGCGCAAACTCCGCGATGCCGGCGTGCGCCATGCCCAGGATATCCGCACGCTCGACGATTTGAAGCAGTTGCCCTTCACCACCAAAGCCGAATTGATGCAAGACCAACTCGCCCACCCACCCTACGGCACCAATCTCACCTTCCCGCGCCACCGCTACACCCGCATTCACCAGACATCGGGCACCACCGGCGAACCCCTGCGTGTGCTGGATACCGAAGAAAGTTGGCGCTGGTGGGCAAAGTGTTGGGCGACCGTCTATCGCGCCGCGGGCGTCACCTCGCGCGACCGCATTTTCTTCGCCTTTTCCTTTGGTCCCTTCATCGGCTTTTGGAGCGCCTACGAGGGGGCGCGCGTCATCGGCGCCATGGCGGTGCCCGGTGGCGGCATGAACTCGTACCAGCGCGTGAAAGCCATCCTGGTCAACGATATTTCGGTACTCATCTGCACCCCGACCTACGCCATGCACCTCATCGAGGTGGCGGAACAAGAAGGCTTCGACCTCGCATCGTCCAATGTGCGCATCACCATCCACGCCGGCGAACCAGGCGCCAGCCTGCCGGGCACCAAAGCCCGCATCCAGCGCGGCTGGGGCGCACGCTGCTACGACCACGCCGGCGCTACCGAGGTGGGCGCATGGGGCTTTGAATGCAAAGCCCAAAACGGACTGCATGTCAATGAAGGCGAATTCATCGCCGAAGTGATTGACCCCGTGACCGGCGAGGAAGCCGACGAAGGCGAACTGGTCATCACCAATCTGGGGCGTGTGGGAATGCCCGTCATTCGCTACCGCACCGGCGACCGCGTCCGCAAAGCCCAAACGCCTTGCGCCTGTGGTCGCACCTTCCTGCGCTTTGAAGGCGGCGTCATCGGGCGGGTGGATGATGTGCTCATCGTGCGCGGCGTCAACATTTTCCCCAGCGCCATCGAAAACATTGTGCGCCTGTCCCCCGAAGTGGGCGAATTTGCCGTAGACATCTACCGCCGCGGCGCCATGGATGAAATTGACATTCGTATCGAGACACAAGCCGATGAACCGGAGCGCGTCGCCAATACCGTGCGCGCCGAAATCCGCAACTCATTA